The region TGATGCTGCCCGGCAGGGATGTGTGTCTGAAGAGCTTGAAATAATTTGACTTACGGTTAAAAATGTTCAGGCCATTCTGAGTCCCCACCCAGAGCTGCCCTTGGGAATCCTCAAACAAAGCGCTTACCGCTTTATTTGATATGGAATGGGCATCATCAGGATCAGGTTGAAAGCTGGTGAAGGTGTCGGTGCTGCGGTTGTAGCGGTTTAGTCCACCGCTTTTGGTCCCGACCCAAAGTGTGCCTGATCGGTCTTCGTAAAGGGTGCGTATGTTGCTGTCGGAAAGGCTGCCCTTTTCTTTTGTGTTTTTGTAGATTTTTATGTGTCTGCCGTCATAGCGGTTCAGTCCGTCATATGTTCCGAACCACAGGAAGCCTTGTGAATCCTGCACCATGCACAGAATGGAAGACTGTGACAAACCATCGCTCAAAGACAAACGATCAAACCTGAGGTTGTTTTGAAACGCCTGTGCCGGTATTATAGAAATAATGAATATTATCAGAATACCTGTGATGATGGCCGCAGATTTAGTTTTTAGAAGCATCAGTCGATCCATTTCAGAGTGTGGATGTACCCGTTAAGCGGAAAGGATGGGCTTAATCCGTTCCAAGGCCCAATCAACCTGTTCCTCGCTTATAACCAGCGGAGGAGCGAAGCGGATGATGTTGTCGTGGGTTTCTTTGCAAAGCAGCCCGGAGTCCTTAAGCTTTTCGCAGTACTGGCGCGCACCTCCGGCATTGAGTTTAAATTCTACTGCCAGCAGCAGGCCGCGGCCCCTTATCTCCCGGATTTTATCGTTCTTGATGGATTTTAAGCCGCTAAGAAATTTATCGCCCATCTTTTCAGCGTTCTGGCAAAGTTCTTCCTCAGCCAGAACCTTGAGGGCTTCCCGGGCTACTGCGCAGGCAAGAGGGTTGCCTCCAAAAGTGGAACCGTGTTCACCCGGCTTTAGCACATTGAGAATCTCGGAATTCGAAAGTACAGCGGAGACCGGATAAAATCCGCCTGAAAGAGCTTTTCCTATGAGGGTTATGTCCGCTTCTATTCCTTCGTGTTCCTCGGCAAGTATTTTACCGGTGCGTCCCAGTCCGGTCTGTATTTCATCCAGTATGAGGGTAACGTTGTTGGCGGTGCAGATCTCTCTTACTTTTTTCAGGTAACCGTCCGGAGGTATGATGACCCCGGCTTCACCCTGTATAGGCTCCACGAGAAAACCCACTGTTTC is a window of Maridesulfovibrio sp. DNA encoding:
- the rocD gene encoding ornithine--oxo-acid transaminase, which encodes MKQSEYIELENRFGAHNYKPLDVVIEKGEGVWVWDVDGNRYMDCLSAYSAVNQGHCHPRIKKAMQDQMEKLTLTSRAFRNDQLGHFYKELCTLTNSHKVLPMNSGAEAVETAIKAVRKWGYMIKGVAENRAEIIVCADNFHGRTISIVGFSTDPVARRGFGPFPSGFKVIPFGDHEALEKAITPETVGFLVEPIQGEAGVIIPPDGYLKKVREICTANNVTLILDEIQTGLGRTGKILAEEHEGIEADITLIGKALSGGFYPVSAVLSNSEILNVLKPGEHGSTFGGNPLACAVAREALKVLAEEELCQNAEKMGDKFLSGLKSIKNDKIREIRGRGLLLAVEFKLNAGGARQYCEKLKDSGLLCKETHDNIIRFAPPLVISEEQVDWALERIKPILSA